aaccgagactcctattcacggacaaatggagtatatagCTTTATTTCTCTCATTTTATATACTTCCTCCAATCAACCATGTATGTCCATATTTGATCGGTCCGAACTTTAAAAAGTTATTGACTTTGTGTATAAtagtgattgaaaaagttagtagaacgtgagttctacttttatatacagttttataataaatgtgagtaaaatgagttagtggaatgtaagtttcacttattaaaaatagtaaaaattaaattgagacatttattaaaaattatacaaataagaaaatataagaTATTTAATGGGATAAGAGAGAGTATTCTTATCCCATCAATTCGTGCAATAAATTGATTAAGTGGAGTATATAATACAAGTATTGAAATAGGTACATAAGGTAAGACATCAAGATAATGACTACATATTTTGTCACCTTGACCTAGCTAGTAATGCAATACGTTAGGAAAGAATTACATCAATGTTTGACATTACCTTGCCCTAATTTTAAATGTAACGAACTTCGATGCCAAGTCGATGAGATGATGTAATTATTTCATTTCAGATTGGTATCACGATTAGGATAAGTTAATGAACGGGTTATGCTCTATATTTGAAGTTTATCTATGCTCCTTTGTGTTGTGGCTAGTTTTTACTTGAAATATCATGTATTATTAGATGATATTGTTACTTCACGTGTATTGTTAATGTTGGgaccggcggacatcccgacggacttcccaaaaacacctcctgccacgtcataaggacatcccactgcacaatggcggatatcccgacggacatccacaataataaaaatttacaaattcaccaaattaaacaatttacggaattaaaatttcgacacgaatacggacggagaaagtgcaatgataatttcataatataataaaataaaaaaaaaaatacatttcaacaaaaaaagtctaaacaaattacattctaaatatcaacgacgacccatccgcgtccatagctcttcaattatatcgttctggagtcgaatatgggcttgtcgttggcgcatgtcgccaaatgcacggactcgatcggcctcttcatggggtatccccatacgtacattggcggtggccacgccgtggcttggatcgacagcatcaacatcatcattggcaaaatcagtcagtgttggaccttcatcttcgacaatcatgttgtgcatgataatacatgcgtacatgatatcagcgatgctgtcaatataccacagtcgtgatggacccttcactgccgcccatcgagcctggagcacaccaaatgcccgctccacatccttgtgcGCTGCCTCCTAacgacccgcaaaatagatttcttttcttctgttgggcatttgatcgtcttcacaaagacgggccacatagggtatatcccatccgccaaataattgcccatattgtgctggttgccgttggcgacgaaactgatggccggaccaacaccatgcactggtcgttgaaaaggggcgatgaCTGGaggaacatgttctccccaaaccacggctccggagcgaagtagtcctcatacaaccgacggtgtgcagcgatgtggtctcggggtactatagttcgacgatggatgggtcgaggtaccgccggctgctgctgctgcaaggccGCTTGTATCGCGCAATTTATCTCCCTGGACATAACGGCCCGCAACTGTTCTCTAATTCGCCGACGTACGTCATCAGAAAttccaccactaccacccgcaccattaccactaccactagccattctggatatataaaagaaacgtagagagagagaaactcgttaaaacaagtggtgcaaatgaaatgaagttcaacgagccgtatatatagagttttttttaaatgaaaaatagggacgtccgtcgggaacctgcaatggcggacgtcaagaCGGGCGTCCCGACGGATGTCGTCGGAAAGCCATGGATCTGcagtgtccgcagcggacgtccgcatCCACTCCTACGCCTAATGGCAAACGTCCTGCGCGGACGTCCGGCATGCCAGTCGGACGTCTGCCGGGACGgccgccgttgtggatgctctaaaggaagaaagcaaaagtgGAATTTTGTGGAGCTTTAGATGCTACTAGGTGATGGTGAGTGAGGTTGGAATCTTCAACCAAAGTATTTAAACTACATTTGTTGTTCTTTCACTAATTTACTCAGTCTTATTCTAGGCTTTTTTTCTTCAACAAATATATTGATGTTGATTAACTACACATTGATTTAGTACTATGTAAATTAGAGTGCACACATGTTAACCTTTGACGTGGCTGACAACATGATGAATTAAGAAGATTTGGACAACTTTGTTCATTATCATATTAAAAACAATACTACTAGTAACTCATAAaatttggaaatagtgaaaaatATTATGTCTAGTGTAACCGTTAGAGTAATTTGGAAATAGTAATCATTAGAATAATTTGATATGTGAATTAGTCCTATAGCATGTAGTATAACAGTATAACTGTACAAGTTCAATGGTGTGCTAAAAGAATATACACTGTGCATCCCATTGATAATGTTTTTTTGAAGTAAACTAGGATGATTAGGTGTTTCTAAGCAGATCTTGGCGATTAAAGATGGTGTCAAATTAAggtttttagaaaaaaattgagTTTATATGCGACATGTTTTGATGGTAAATTACCAAAATAAAATGTTGTTTTTGTTCAAAGATAGGTTTGCCATGTAAATTGGTATTTGCGCGTAGATTACGGAAACACGAAATCTGCTATTACAAAATCTTATTATAAAATTCGGTATTATAAAATCTTACGGAAACGTTACACGTGTCAAAAATTTACGTTACATTACTTTTTCTTACGCTACGATGCCAAGTGTTCTCATTTTTGGCTTCAATTCTTCAGCACAACAACATGGTGACATTTATTGTTAATCCAGAAGGTGTAACATTGCtcaatgaaaaaaaatcataatataaGATGATTTATGACAAAAAACTTACATTACATGGGTTGAGACTACACACCATACACTAGCTAAGAATATTTGTTCATCTTCCCTTCAATTCAAACGAACATTTCTCCAATCAAATCTCAATGGATTTACACGATTCCTGTTTCTAAACACTCCCACATTAACCTAGAACAGGATCCAGTATCAAAATTAGCATTACATCCCAAGCATTTTCACACAATACTCCAAAACCACGACACGCTCCGTGAAAACACTTGTCTTGACCACTTTACGTTCCGAGAGCAATATCTCCCTAACCGCTTACCTTCGACGCACAAACGAACATTCCCCTGAAACCTTAGGAAGTTCCCTACAAAATAAATCAAGATTCGGAAAATTCCATACACCCTAGCTCGAGTTATCCCCAAATTAATCAAGCATAGAAACACACCCCAATCCCCTAAAACTGCCAATATCAACTAATGCTTTTACCATCAGTCCTACTCACCCAGCCCCACAGCCGTAGATTAGATCGCATCGCACGgtctaaattcaaaatttcagaACCCTCTCAATCCGCGTCAGCTGCCTCTCGACCAATCAGATTGCGTCTTCTGTATATTAAATCCGCTCAATTTCGCCTTCAGACTTGCACCTTAACTTGGTATTCATAGCTCTACAACATAGATCTGCAGCTCGATCTCCTTAATTCCTAGCTGAATCTCCCATGGCTGCCACCGAAGATCCAGTTGTTCCAATCGAGGATGAGGCGGAACAGCCAGCAGTCGAGGATGCTGCCATTCCCAAGGAGGAGAATCCGCCGCCGAAATCCACCAAGGCGAGGAAGGCGGCTGTCCCAAAGGAGAAGAAGGTTCCGGCACCGAGGAAGCGCATATCTCCCTCCCACCCTCCCTACTTCGATGTATTAAACGAATctaattttctaatttgtttTGAATTGTGCAATTGTGGAATGGGATCTGATTTCTCCTCGTTTGCGCATGCAGATGATTAAGGAGGCGATCGTGGCGTTGAAGGAGAGGACTGGATCGAGCCAGTACGCGATTCAGAAGTTCATCGAGGAGAAGCAGAATTTTCTGCCGTTGAATTTCAGGAAGATTTTGCTGATTCAGCTGAGGAAGCTCGTCGAGAATGACAAGCTCGTGAAGATGAAGAACTCGTATAAATTGCCGTCAGCTCGTGCTTCCagaaccgccgccgctgcgcccACCACTGCGGCGCCTGCTAAGAAGAAGCCTGCTTCTTCTGCAAAGCCTAAGGCCGCGCCGaaggctgctgctgctgcgaaGGGGAAGAAGACTGCGGCGAAACCTAAGCCGAAGGCTAAAGCTGCCCCTGCGAAAGCGAAGACTGCACCTGCAACGAAGGCCAAGTCGGTTGCCAAGGCCAAGCCTGCGGCGAAGCCAAAAGCTGCAGCTCCTGCTAAGGCGAAGGCGGCGCCGAAGAGGAAGGCACCGGAGAAGCCTAAGGCTGAGAAGAAACCGCCTGCTAAAGCGTCCAGAACTTCCACCAGAACAACTCCGAGGAAGGTGGTTGCGGCTGCAGCTGCTAAGAAAGCTCCGCCGGCGAAGAAGGGGAAGAAGTAGAAGATGAGGGAGGGGTAGTTTCGGTAAAAAAAAGGTGTTTGTTTGGATAGTATTGTAAATTGACATTGGGTTCTTTTGCTTATAGAACggattctttttcttttttatttttccctcCCAATTTTGCAATTTTAGGGGTTTTTTTTTCTGGGTTTTATTAAATGCAATgggtatatattgtgtataatattTCGTTGTTTTCAATTGCGTATTATCCTGTAAATTTATAGCTGATATTGCTGAATAGCTACTCAGCCAGGCTTGCAAAATTGCAGTGTTGATTTTAAATATGATGATTGAACGAGTGAGAAATGTGGGATTCTATTCCAAATTTGCAAAGGCAATATATGGGTAACTTCTACGCCCTTCTTGATTGTAATTTAAAGTTTTATGGTGAATATTGAATTTGTTTGTAActtgtttttataaattatCACCAATTAAGGATAGTATATCTCGATTGTTGTGGCTTTCTTTATCTATATGATCGCTTAAATGTGTAAAGAAATATGTTAAACTTAGTAGCTAACAAGTATTCATGGAGATGGATTGATAAAGAAATAGCTCAATTCCATAAATATACTGATGATACATGTATATTATTCCAACAAGTaggttgagagagagagagagttgtgtaTATTGATTTAgtgattctttttattttatatttcttgTGAGCTTGATCATCTGTGTTGAATTCTTTTCCTATGGAGCTGTTTCTGATTCTTAGATTTCTTAAAATAATCTGGAACTTGGGAGTCTGGAATAAATAAGATTGA
This genomic interval from Salvia splendens isolate huo1 chromosome 13, SspV2, whole genome shotgun sequence contains the following:
- the LOC121761178 gene encoding histone H1-like, encoding MAATEDPVVPIEDEAEQPAVEDAAIPKEENPPPKSTKARKAAVPKEKKVPAPRKRISPSHPPYFDMIKEAIVALKERTGSSQYAIQKFIEEKQNFLPLNFRKILLIQLRKLVENDKLVKMKNSYKLPSARASRTAAAAPTTAAPAKKKPASSAKPKAAPKAAAAAKGKKTAAKPKPKAKAAPAKAKTAPATKAKSVAKAKPAAKPKAAAPAKAKAAPKRKAPEKPKAEKKPPAKASRTSTRTTPRKVVAAAAAKKAPPAKKGKK